A DNA window from Amycolatopsis sp. DSM 110486 contains the following coding sequences:
- the acsA gene encoding acetate--CoA ligase encodes MTWARIGKPEQVQAAANLRDYARARREFRWDEARRELSGLPSGNSLNIACVAVDRHAAEPRRGQTAIRWIDRHDRAHDLSYSELRKRTNRFANLLRELGVRRGDRVFTLLGRVPELYVAALGTLKAGCVVSPLFSAFGPEPIRERLRLGEGSVLVTTPALYRRKVRGIRNSLPSLSHVLLVGGDAEPGTIALGPALSAADSEFDTVPTKPEDPALLHFTSGTTGTPKGALHVHESVLAHHVTARYALDLRPDDVFWCTADPGWVTGMSYGVIAPLTHGATLISDEGEFDAFRWYRILAAQRVTVWYTAPTALRMLMRDARKPGGFDLAALRFVASVGEPLNPEVVVWGQEALGLPVHDNWWQTETGAIMIANLAAAEIRPGSMGRPLPGVTAGLLERGPDGRALVTGGRVREITAPGMEGELALRPGWPSMFRAYWHDSERYARAFADGWYLTGDIARRDQDGYYWFVGRADDVIKSAGHLVGPFEVENALLAHPAVAEAGVIGKPDPVAGELVKAFVTLRPGYEPTDALRWELLTFGRHALGAVAPKELVFDQWLPHTRSGKVMRRLLKARELGLPEGDVSTLEVPG; translated from the coding sequence GTGACCTGGGCACGGATCGGAAAGCCCGAACAGGTCCAGGCTGCGGCCAACCTGCGCGACTACGCACGGGCGCGCCGCGAGTTCCGCTGGGACGAAGCGCGTCGGGAGCTATCCGGTCTGCCGAGCGGGAACAGCCTCAACATCGCCTGCGTGGCGGTCGACCGCCACGCCGCCGAACCGAGGCGAGGGCAGACGGCGATCCGCTGGATCGACCGCCACGACCGTGCGCACGATCTCAGCTACAGCGAACTCCGCAAGCGAACCAACCGGTTCGCGAACCTGCTGCGCGAACTCGGGGTGCGCCGCGGCGACCGGGTGTTCACCCTCCTCGGCCGCGTACCCGAACTGTACGTAGCGGCCCTGGGCACGCTGAAGGCCGGATGCGTGGTGTCGCCGCTGTTCTCCGCGTTCGGTCCCGAACCGATCCGCGAGAGGCTGCGCCTCGGCGAAGGTTCCGTACTGGTCACCACGCCTGCGCTGTACCGGCGGAAGGTACGCGGAATCCGGAACTCCTTGCCGTCACTCAGCCACGTACTCCTCGTCGGCGGCGACGCCGAACCCGGGACGATCGCGCTCGGTCCTGCTTTGTCCGCAGCGGATTCCGAGTTCGACACCGTACCCACGAAACCGGAAGACCCCGCGCTGCTGCACTTCACGAGCGGCACGACCGGCACGCCGAAAGGTGCCCTCCACGTCCACGAATCCGTGCTCGCGCACCACGTCACCGCCCGCTACGCCCTTGACCTGCGGCCGGACGACGTGTTCTGGTGCACCGCCGATCCCGGCTGGGTGACCGGGATGTCCTACGGTGTCATCGCTCCGCTGACGCACGGCGCCACGCTGATCAGCGACGAAGGAGAATTCGACGCCTTTCGCTGGTACCGAATCCTCGCCGCGCAGCGCGTCACCGTCTGGTACACCGCTCCGACCGCGCTGCGGATGCTGATGCGCGACGCGCGAAAGCCCGGAGGTTTCGATCTGGCTGCACTACGGTTCGTCGCCAGTGTCGGCGAGCCGTTGAACCCGGAGGTCGTGGTGTGGGGCCAGGAGGCACTGGGCCTGCCGGTACACGACAACTGGTGGCAGACCGAGACAGGCGCGATCATGATCGCCAACCTCGCCGCGGCGGAGATCCGGCCAGGCTCCATGGGGCGGCCCCTCCCCGGCGTCACGGCCGGTCTGCTCGAACGAGGACCGGACGGACGCGCCCTCGTCACCGGTGGCCGGGTTCGGGAGATCACCGCGCCGGGGATGGAAGGCGAGCTCGCCCTGCGACCCGGCTGGCCGTCGATGTTCCGGGCCTACTGGCACGACTCCGAGCGCTACGCGCGCGCATTCGCCGACGGCTGGTACCTCACCGGCGACATCGCCCGGCGGGACCAAGACGGCTATTACTGGTTCGTCGGCCGCGCGGACGACGTCATCAAATCCGCGGGCCACCTCGTAGGCCCGTTCGAAGTCGAGAACGCGCTGCTGGCGCACCCAGCAGTCGCCGAGGCCGGGGTGATCGGCAAACCGGATCCGGTGGCCGGCGAACTCGTCAAGGCGTTCGTGACGCTGCGCCCCGGCTACGAACCCACCGACGCGCTCCGATGGGAACTGCTGACTTTCGGGCGACACGCGCTCGGCGCGGTCGCACCCAAGGAGCTCGTGTTCGACCAGTGGCTACCGCACACCCGAAGCGGCAAAGTGATGCGCCGCCTGCTCAAAGCCAGGGAGCTGGGACTCCCCGAGGGCGACGTGTCCACCTTGGAGGTCCCGGGATGA
- the pdhA gene encoding pyruvate dehydrogenase (acetyl-transferring) E1 component subunit alpha, giving the protein MSRRQAAQSARAKHRTELLRQMIRIRRFEERCVELYSTARIRGFMHLYIGEEAVAAGILQAVGPDDAVVSTYREHGHALARGLPMDSVLAEMYGRTTGCSRGRGGSMHLFDASRRFYGGNAIVGGGLPVAVGLALADAMRGRPQVTVCLFGDGAVAEGEFHECLNLAALWRLPVLFCCENNLYAMGTRLDRAQAEVDLAARAASYGMQARAVDGMDVLAVAEAADQAVEKIRTEPCPQFLELRTYRFRAHSMYDPDRYRDKSEIEHWKEADPIPRLMHRMTEDGELTGRRATAIEADVDREIAAAIEAAEAGPLEPVEDLTRFVYSEQP; this is encoded by the coding sequence ATGAGCAGACGACAGGCCGCGCAGAGCGCTCGCGCGAAACACCGCACGGAACTGCTGCGCCAGATGATCCGGATCCGGCGGTTCGAAGAACGTTGCGTCGAGCTGTACAGCACGGCGCGGATCCGCGGCTTCATGCACCTCTACATCGGCGAGGAAGCGGTGGCGGCCGGAATTCTGCAGGCCGTCGGTCCCGACGACGCCGTGGTGTCGACCTACCGCGAACACGGGCACGCGCTCGCACGCGGACTGCCGATGGACTCGGTGCTCGCCGAGATGTACGGGCGCACCACCGGGTGCAGCCGCGGCCGAGGCGGCTCGATGCACCTGTTCGACGCGTCCCGGCGATTCTACGGCGGCAACGCGATCGTCGGCGGTGGACTGCCGGTCGCCGTGGGCCTGGCGCTCGCCGACGCGATGCGCGGCCGACCCCAGGTCACCGTCTGCCTGTTCGGCGACGGCGCCGTGGCCGAAGGCGAGTTCCACGAATGCCTCAACCTCGCCGCGCTCTGGCGATTGCCGGTGCTGTTCTGCTGCGAGAACAACCTGTACGCGATGGGCACGCGGCTGGACCGGGCCCAGGCGGAGGTCGATCTCGCCGCCCGCGCCGCCTCCTACGGCATGCAGGCTCGCGCAGTTGACGGCATGGACGTGCTCGCCGTCGCCGAAGCCGCCGATCAGGCCGTCGAGAAGATCCGCACCGAACCCTGCCCGCAGTTCCTCGAGCTGCGCACCTACCGCTTCCGCGCGCACTCGATGTACGACCCGGACCGGTACCGCGACAAATCGGAAATCGAGCACTGGAAGGAAGCCGACCCCATCCCCCGCCTCATGCACCGGATGACCGAGGACGGCGAACTGACCGGCCGCCGGGCGACGGCGATCGAGGCCGACGTGGACCGGGAGATCGCCGCCGCGATCGAAGCGGCCGAGGCCGGCCCGCTCGAGCCGGTCGAGGACCTCACGCGGTTCGTCTACTCGGAGCAGCCATGA
- a CDS encoding alpha-ketoacid dehydrogenase subunit beta, protein MTTYREALRAGLRDALEHDERTFLMGEDVGRYGGCFAVSLGLLEEFGPERVRDTPLSESAFVGAGIGAALGGMRPIVEIMTVNFSLLALDQILNNAATLLHMSGGQLNVPLVIRMTTGAGRQLAAQHSHSLEGWYAHIPGLRIVAPATMEDARGMLWTAVQDPDPVLLFEHGTLYNVSGELAPDAGAVDIDHAVIRRPGTDVTLIAYGGTLRTALDAAGELADSGVDAEVLDLRTLRPLDEPTILDSIARTHRLVVVDEGWRSGSLSAEIAARAAEKALYELDAPIERVCTAEVPIPYAQQLEYAALPQPADVVAAARRAVG, encoded by the coding sequence ATGACCACCTATCGCGAAGCGTTGCGGGCCGGCCTGCGCGACGCCCTCGAACACGACGAGCGCACGTTCCTCATGGGCGAGGACGTCGGCCGCTACGGCGGGTGCTTCGCGGTCAGCCTCGGCCTGCTGGAAGAGTTCGGGCCCGAGCGCGTCCGCGACACCCCGCTGTCGGAGTCCGCGTTCGTCGGCGCCGGGATCGGCGCCGCACTCGGCGGGATGCGGCCAATCGTCGAGATCATGACGGTCAACTTCAGCCTGCTGGCGCTGGACCAGATCCTCAACAACGCCGCGACGCTGCTGCACATGTCCGGCGGTCAGCTCAACGTGCCGCTGGTGATCCGGATGACAACCGGTGCCGGCCGGCAACTCGCGGCGCAGCATTCCCACAGCCTCGAAGGCTGGTACGCCCACATCCCGGGCCTGCGGATCGTCGCCCCCGCGACGATGGAGGACGCCCGTGGGATGCTGTGGACCGCGGTGCAGGATCCGGACCCGGTCCTGCTGTTCGAACACGGCACGCTGTACAACGTGTCCGGTGAGCTGGCGCCGGACGCAGGCGCGGTGGACATCGACCACGCGGTGATCCGGCGTCCCGGCACCGACGTCACCTTGATCGCCTACGGCGGCACACTGCGCACCGCACTCGACGCCGCCGGCGAACTCGCCGATTCGGGCGTCGACGCCGAAGTCCTCGACCTGCGTACGCTGCGACCTCTCGACGAGCCCACGATCCTCGACTCGATCGCCCGCACGCACCGGCTGGTCGTCGTCGACGAAGGCTGGCGCAGCGGCAGCCTGTCCGCCGAGATCGCAGCACGGGCCGCGGAAAAGGCGCTCTACGAGCTCGACGCCCCGATCGAACGCGTGTGCACCGCCGAGGTGCCGATTCCCTACGCGCAGCAACTCGAGTACGCCGCCCTGCCGCAGCCGGCGGACGTCGTGGCAGCAGCCCGGCGGGCGGTGGGCTGA
- a CDS encoding dihydrolipoamide acetyltransferase family protein → MAEFLMPALGADMTEGTILEWLVKAGDTVRKGDIVAVVDTDKAAIEVECFTSGTVSEVLVPVGTRVPVGTPLAVLAAGPGMTEVGPTTQDEREPAPETVPHVEPGPPAEVALATPPTRKFAAQSGVDLATVHGSGRDGRVTHADVARAIAARTPLPAGRVRISPYARKLAVKLGVAVSSLLPAQAGRAIHARDVRAAAQRRAERAPARHGQDAEAMRRAIGALMARAKREIPHYYLSTTIDLHTAVEWLREHNLHVPIPERILPAALLLKATALAARRAPQLNGHWVDNSFHPADSVHLGTAVALRGGGLLTPVILDAADRSASELMAELRAAVTRARTGALRSTDLTAGTITVTNLGDNGVESVHGVIYPPQVALVGFGTITSRPWAVDGLLGVRPLVTATLSADHRASDGATGARFLSRIAALLQQPEEL, encoded by the coding sequence GTGGCTGAATTCCTGATGCCCGCGCTCGGCGCGGACATGACCGAGGGCACCATCCTGGAATGGCTGGTGAAAGCCGGGGACACCGTGCGCAAGGGTGACATCGTTGCTGTAGTGGACACCGACAAAGCCGCGATCGAGGTCGAGTGCTTCACCAGCGGCACCGTGAGCGAGGTTCTCGTGCCTGTGGGCACGCGCGTTCCGGTGGGGACACCGCTGGCTGTACTCGCCGCGGGTCCCGGCATGACTGAAGTCGGACCAACTACGCAGGACGAGCGTGAACCTGCTCCTGAGACCGTTCCGCACGTAGAGCCAGGTCCTCCAGCCGAAGTGGCGCTCGCGACACCGCCGACCCGCAAGTTCGCCGCACAGTCCGGAGTCGACCTCGCGACCGTGCACGGCTCGGGCCGCGACGGACGAGTGACTCACGCCGACGTCGCACGGGCCATCGCCGCACGGACCCCGCTGCCGGCAGGCCGCGTCCGCATTTCCCCCTACGCCAGGAAGCTGGCGGTCAAACTGGGAGTGGCCGTGTCCTCCCTCCTCCCGGCGCAGGCGGGCCGGGCGATCCACGCTCGCGATGTACGAGCAGCGGCCCAGCGCCGGGCGGAACGAGCGCCGGCGCGCCACGGCCAGGACGCGGAAGCCATGCGCCGGGCGATCGGCGCCCTGATGGCGCGGGCCAAGCGCGAGATCCCGCACTACTACCTGTCCACCACGATCGACCTGCACACCGCGGTGGAGTGGCTGCGCGAGCACAACTTGCACGTTCCGATACCCGAGCGGATCCTGCCCGCGGCGCTCCTGCTCAAGGCGACCGCGCTGGCCGCCCGGCGCGCACCTCAGCTCAATGGACACTGGGTCGACAACAGCTTCCACCCGGCGGACTCCGTGCACCTCGGGACGGCAGTCGCCCTGCGCGGAGGTGGACTCCTCACGCCCGTGATTCTCGACGCGGCGGATCGCTCCGCATCGGAGCTGATGGCCGAACTGCGTGCCGCTGTGACCCGGGCGAGGACGGGGGCCTTGCGCTCCACGGACCTCACGGCAGGCACCATCACCGTGACCAATCTCGGCGACAACGGCGTCGAGTCGGTTCACGGCGTCATCTACCCGCCGCAGGTCGCCCTCGTGGGGTTCGGCACGATCACCTCGCGCCCGTGGGCAGTCGACGGCCTGCTCGGCGTCCGCCCTCTTGTCACCGCGACGCTGTCGGCCGACCACCGCGCCAGCGACGGCGCGACCGGTGCGCGCTTCCTGAGTCGCATCGCCGCCCTGCTGCAGCAACCGGAGGAACTATGA
- a CDS encoding acyl carrier protein: MTPPLTRAEAKSALHAALAGFASEAELEQLSPSENLREALELDSMDFLTFVERLSEQLGRRIEEDDYDHLATLDSAADFLGEAHR, from the coding sequence ATGACCCCGCCACTCACCCGTGCCGAAGCGAAAAGCGCGCTCCACGCCGCGCTGGCCGGCTTCGCCAGCGAAGCCGAACTCGAGCAACTGTCACCGTCGGAAAACCTCCGCGAAGCCCTCGAACTCGATTCGATGGACTTCCTGACCTTCGTGGAACGGCTGTCGGAACAGCTCGGACGCCGCATCGAGGAGGACGACTACGACCACCTGGCCACCCTGGACTCAGCCGCCGACTTCCTCGGCGAAGCACATCGCTGA
- a CDS encoding LiaI-LiaF-like domain-containing protein, with translation MKLVRMWFGLVLVALGVLGILDTVGVAEWSVTAGRWWPLAIIGLGLAAMWSQRRVSFGPGLLTVVGLVLLAGQLQWTQKTLFWPSLLLLAGAVALAGLAAKPVPLPAAHRIAGAAGRGEDR, from the coding sequence ATGAAACTGGTCCGCATGTGGTTCGGGCTCGTTTTGGTGGCCCTGGGCGTGCTGGGAATCCTGGACACCGTCGGCGTCGCGGAATGGAGCGTCACTGCCGGGCGGTGGTGGCCGCTGGCGATCATCGGATTGGGTCTCGCAGCGATGTGGTCGCAGCGACGGGTCTCGTTCGGTCCGGGCCTGCTGACCGTCGTCGGGCTGGTGCTGCTCGCGGGGCAGCTGCAGTGGACGCAAAAGACGTTGTTCTGGCCGTCGCTGCTGCTCCTCGCAGGCGCCGTGGCACTCGCCGGGCTTGCGGCCAAGCCGGTCCCGCTCCCAGCCGCGCACCGTATCGCTGGCGCTGCTGGGCGGGGCGAAGACCGTTGA
- a CDS encoding LiaF domain-containing protein: MRPSRSRSQPRTVSLALLGGAKTVDRSGHFTHADVAAVLGGSTLDLRHAHIDDRATVDAFALFGGVDVLVPEDWRVQVGGLPILGGYEDKTSDDTALPDNAPVLKVNATAVLGGVKVAHDPS, translated from the coding sequence TTGCGGCCAAGCCGGTCCCGCTCCCAGCCGCGCACCGTATCGCTGGCGCTGCTGGGCGGGGCGAAGACCGTTGACCGGTCCGGGCACTTCACCCATGCTGACGTCGCGGCGGTCCTGGGCGGATCCACCCTTGACCTGCGTCACGCCCACATCGACGACCGGGCGACGGTCGACGCGTTCGCGCTCTTCGGCGGCGTCGACGTGCTGGTGCCCGAAGACTGGCGCGTCCAGGTCGGCGGGCTGCCGATCCTCGGCGGCTACGAGGACAAAACTTCCGACGACACAGCTCTGCCGGACAACGCACCCGTCCTGAAGGTCAACGCCACAGCCGTGCTCGGCGGGGTCAAGGTCGCGCACGACCCGAGCTGA
- a CDS encoding nitroreductase, translating to METGVWTSAETEHLARAVLGAPSVHNLQPWLLDLAPGRAWLRERGDLVLPHHDPDGRDRAASCGAAVVNLELAVRTLGRAADVVLLPNEHRPEIVARVDAHRSSAPTHEEVRLHRAIAHRTSHRRPFGLQPVRDSAARRVVSAARTLGVDARLVTREPDIAAVAKLLHVAAEKFQADSGYQRELSLWTIRDEATHRHGVGIPAGRIPAGAVPWAGLVRRATEVPHWTEIEERLAAGVLVVLVTPGDTRLDHLRAGYALELAWLTAVDLGLVGAVLTQPLHLETVRAKLGEELSLTGVPQVLVRIGHSSESEPPRVRRSTEELVQHVED from the coding sequence GTGGAGACTGGTGTCTGGACGAGCGCCGAGACCGAGCACCTCGCCCGGGCCGTGCTCGGCGCACCGTCGGTGCACAACCTCCAGCCGTGGCTGCTGGACCTCGCACCGGGACGGGCGTGGCTGCGTGAACGGGGCGACCTCGTTCTGCCGCACCACGACCCGGACGGTCGGGATCGCGCCGCGTCGTGCGGTGCAGCCGTCGTGAACCTCGAGCTCGCGGTCCGAACGCTGGGCCGGGCAGCTGACGTCGTCCTGCTGCCGAACGAGCACCGCCCCGAGATTGTTGCCCGGGTGGATGCCCACCGGTCGTCGGCGCCCACGCACGAAGAGGTCCGGCTGCACCGCGCGATCGCCCACCGAACGAGCCATCGGAGGCCGTTCGGCCTGCAACCGGTGCGCGACAGCGCGGCCCGGCGGGTTGTCTCGGCCGCCAGGACGTTGGGCGTCGATGCCCGGCTCGTCACCCGTGAGCCCGACATCGCGGCCGTCGCAAAGCTGCTGCACGTCGCCGCGGAGAAGTTTCAAGCAGACAGCGGGTACCAGCGTGAGCTGTCGTTGTGGACGATCCGGGACGAGGCGACGCACCGCCACGGCGTCGGCATTCCCGCGGGTCGCATCCCGGCCGGTGCGGTGCCGTGGGCGGGACTGGTCCGCCGGGCGACCGAGGTCCCGCACTGGACCGAGATCGAAGAGCGGCTGGCGGCCGGCGTCCTGGTCGTTCTCGTGACGCCCGGCGATACCCGCCTGGACCACTTGCGGGCCGGATACGCCTTGGAACTCGCGTGGCTCACGGCAGTCGACCTCGGCCTGGTGGGCGCCGTGCTGACTCAGCCCCTGCACCTCGAAACGGTGCGCGCGAAACTCGGTGAAGAGCTCTCGTTGACAGGCGTACCGCAGGTGCTCGTGCGGATCGGACACAGCTCGGAATCGGAACCGCCGCGGGTGCGGCGGTCGACCGAAGAGCTCGTGCAGCACGTCGAGGACTGA
- a CDS encoding DUF6292 family protein, with amino-acid sequence MTHPLGDDSDREYAFLCGLSGYVAAVSAAMGVGEESCTTDVNPPFSAYIALETRLPQHPDRDVALLWDEHHGWAVAIETHSGEDLFIVAYAGVQLVPEPARLSRFLAELSGGDVPVLTTAPELGGPEERLLTCLQRYRRDLWTAGAGRLSRKG; translated from the coding sequence GTGACCCACCCGCTCGGAGATGATTCGGATCGGGAATACGCGTTCCTGTGCGGTCTGTCGGGCTACGTCGCCGCCGTGAGTGCCGCGATGGGCGTGGGCGAGGAGTCGTGTACCACCGACGTGAATCCGCCCTTCTCGGCGTACATCGCGCTGGAGACGCGCCTGCCCCAACACCCCGATCGGGACGTCGCGCTGTTGTGGGACGAGCATCACGGCTGGGCGGTGGCGATCGAGACACACTCGGGCGAAGATCTCTTCATCGTCGCCTACGCCGGCGTGCAGCTTGTACCGGAGCCTGCGCGCCTGTCGCGGTTCCTCGCGGAGCTCAGTGGCGGCGATGTGCCGGTCCTCACCACAGCACCCGAACTGGGAGGTCCGGAGGAACGCTTGCTCACCTGCCTGCAGCGTTATCGCCGCGACCTGTGGACCGCGGGTGCAGGTCGGCTCAGCCGGAAGGGGTGA
- a CDS encoding DUF2267 domain-containing protein: MSDPFAHAESTAHDWLAVVRDHLGAKDDRDAYRMLRAWLHTVRDRLTVEGAARFAAQLPELLRGLFYEGWHPAFVPTRYAVPGFVARFAGSADSTRAEVPAAAAAVTAAVGSLCRLDGVLELLPASVVELLGGGPGARRPLAR; encoded by the coding sequence ATGTCCGACCCCTTTGCACACGCGGAAAGCACCGCGCACGACTGGCTGGCCGTGGTCCGTGACCACCTCGGCGCGAAAGACGACCGGGACGCGTACCGGATGCTCCGTGCCTGGCTGCACACGGTGCGCGATCGGCTGACTGTCGAGGGCGCCGCGAGGTTCGCGGCCCAGCTGCCAGAGCTGCTGCGCGGCTTGTTCTACGAGGGCTGGCATCCGGCCTTCGTACCGACCCGGTACGCCGTCCCCGGTTTTGTGGCCCGGTTCGCTGGGTCCGCCGACTCCACGCGCGCCGAGGTACCGGCGGCGGCCGCGGCGGTGACGGCGGCGGTCGGGAGCCTTTGCCGCCTCGACGGCGTTCTGGAACTGCTGCCCGCGTCGGTGGTCGAGCTGCTCGGCGGTGGGCCCGGGGCAAGAAGGCCCCTCGCGAGATGA